In the Arthrobacter sp. 31Y genome, one interval contains:
- a CDS encoding phosphodiesterase: MELIEAEYPKPGHVLLHLSDLHLVGGPGTLHGSVDSAARLNEICEQIIASRIRPEAIIFTGDLADKGELEAYERLREMIEPLCASLGAKAIWAMGNHDNRANFRSAFADASAASKPQDPVDRSYFVNGLRIITLDTTVPGHHYGELSESQLEWLEAELATPAPDGTILALHHPPVPCVQDLAVLVELRGQAALAAVVRNTDVRTILGGHLHYSTTASFAGIPVSVASATCYTQDLAVRAGGQRGRDGAQSYNMIHVYEHTIVHSVVPMSGGVTVGEPVDAAEVQRRLAEAGIRIPHESRVGAHTSPGTHTSSLPLVSPGGSAPKAP, translated from the coding sequence ATGGAGCTCATCGAGGCCGAATACCCCAAACCAGGTCATGTGCTTTTGCACCTGAGCGATCTTCACCTGGTGGGTGGTCCGGGCACGCTCCACGGCTCGGTTGACAGCGCAGCCAGGCTCAATGAGATCTGCGAACAAATCATCGCCTCAAGGATCAGGCCTGAGGCCATCATTTTCACAGGAGACCTGGCGGACAAAGGCGAGCTGGAAGCATACGAGCGTCTCCGCGAGATGATCGAACCCCTGTGTGCGTCGCTGGGTGCCAAGGCCATTTGGGCCATGGGTAACCATGACAACCGGGCAAACTTCCGCTCAGCTTTTGCTGATGCCTCTGCGGCAAGCAAGCCACAGGACCCCGTGGACCGCAGCTACTTCGTCAACGGACTCCGCATCATCACCTTGGACACCACGGTCCCCGGCCACCACTACGGCGAACTTTCGGAATCGCAGCTGGAGTGGTTGGAAGCTGAATTGGCAACGCCGGCCCCGGACGGCACCATCCTTGCCCTCCACCACCCGCCTGTACCGTGCGTGCAGGACCTCGCCGTCTTGGTGGAGCTGCGCGGCCAAGCCGCACTGGCCGCCGTCGTGCGTAATACGGATGTCCGCACCATCCTGGGTGGTCACCTGCATTACTCGACGACGGCGAGCTTCGCCGGCATCCCCGTATCGGTCGCCTCAGCTACGTGTTACACCCAGGACCTGGCGGTGCGCGCCGGCGGACAGCGCGGGCGTGATGGAGCGCAGTCTTACAACATGATCCATGTTTACGAACACACCATTGTGCATTCGGTGGTGCCGATGTCCGGTGGGGTCACCGTTGGTGAGCCAGTGGACGCGGCCGAGGTCCAGCGTCGGCTGGCCGAAGCCGGCATCCGCATTCCGCACGAGTCCCGGGTGGGGGCACACACATCGCCCGGCACCCACACCTCTTCGCTTCCGCTTGTTTCTCCGGGCGGCTCTGCACCCAAGGCGCCGTAG
- a CDS encoding oxygenase MpaB family protein gives MGSMRNYLTEYRHELQRTFTGTSGTPPEWVPRLAEGSDAGYHLPGSAVWAVHGHVATIVAGIRVLLMQALHPGALAGVYEHSGFQKDPLGRLANTVRWIFTVTYGSTEAAEATTARVRKIHERVRGTYMDGNGVVREYAANNPELLRWVHVTYADSFITANRIWGRPIPGGPDAYVREWAAAGRLMGVVDPPLTEAQVRDELEQWYASGILRTDERLAETVSFIRHPPLSPLLKPGYAILFAAAVASLEPKYREMLGIRRPGVGPVPLPVITAARAVLGMVRFALGAHGPSEQAARRRLQRLGYAEA, from the coding sequence ATGGGATCTATGAGGAACTACCTCACGGAGTACAGGCACGAACTGCAGCGCACGTTCACGGGAACGTCGGGCACGCCTCCGGAGTGGGTGCCGCGCCTCGCTGAAGGGAGCGACGCCGGATATCACCTTCCGGGCTCGGCCGTCTGGGCGGTGCACGGCCATGTTGCCACCATCGTGGCCGGGATCAGGGTGCTGCTGATGCAGGCCCTGCACCCTGGGGCGCTGGCCGGCGTGTACGAGCACTCCGGCTTCCAAAAAGACCCACTTGGCCGTTTGGCGAACACGGTCCGCTGGATTTTCACGGTGACGTACGGTTCCACCGAGGCTGCCGAAGCCACGACGGCCCGTGTCCGGAAGATCCACGAGCGCGTCCGCGGGACCTACATGGATGGCAACGGAGTGGTTCGGGAGTACGCCGCCAACAATCCCGAACTGCTCCGCTGGGTTCACGTCACCTACGCGGATTCCTTCATCACGGCCAACCGCATCTGGGGCAGGCCCATCCCCGGCGGTCCCGATGCCTACGTTCGCGAGTGGGCGGCGGCCGGACGGCTCATGGGAGTCGTAGACCCGCCGCTCACTGAGGCCCAGGTCCGCGACGAACTGGAGCAGTGGTACGCCTCCGGAATTCTCCGGACCGATGAGCGGCTTGCCGAGACGGTGTCCTTTATCCGCCACCCACCCCTGAGCCCACTCCTGAAGCCCGGTTACGCCATCCTGTTCGCGGCCGCCGTCGCAAGCCTTGAACCCAAGTACCGCGAGATGCTCGGCATCCGCCGCCCCGGGGTCGGTCCGGTTCCCCTGCCAGTCATCACTGCCGCCCGGGCTGTTCTGGGCATGGTCCGCTTTGCCCTGGGCGCCCACGGGCCGAGCGAGCAAGCTGCCCGGCGAAGGTTGCAGAGGCTGGGCTACGCGGAGGCTTAA
- a CDS encoding stealth family protein, which produces MVSDLLAVRAALDAAGIDFILVRGNDERPVVAVDWESRKDVREALGSAFRNEPFYSMTVDAKKKTSVLVADGELSANRKARIFRLYRPRVEIGGGLWYGPALGVQLELWRFEGDHLELPVENSLTRRTMLRQDAVRGTVQRHGLSWPTIENMFADHASDIDFDIDIVFSWVDGSDPEYIARRRAQQAETVLGEGDDHEARFRQINELKYALRSVHMFAPWIRRIFIATDSPAPEWLADHPSVTIVRSEEFFADPSVLPTHNSQAVECQLHHIKDLSEHFLYSNDDMFFGRPVGPDKFFTPGGITKFIEADTRIGLGENDAERSGFENAARVNRKLLWERFGRITTRHLEHTAAPLRRSVVAQMEKEFPAEFAKTAGSRFRAADNISVTNSFYHYYALLTGRAVTQTSAKVRYVDSTMWAGLHYLPKLLAKRHMDFFCLNDGSFPEVEANERADLVTDFLEKYFPVKAPWEK; this is translated from the coding sequence ATGGTGTCCGATCTCCTGGCCGTCCGGGCCGCTTTGGACGCCGCAGGTATCGACTTCATCCTGGTGCGCGGAAATGATGAGCGGCCCGTTGTTGCCGTTGACTGGGAGTCCCGCAAGGATGTCCGGGAGGCCCTGGGTTCGGCATTCCGGAACGAGCCCTTCTACTCCATGACTGTGGACGCCAAGAAGAAGACTTCGGTGCTGGTGGCCGATGGCGAGCTGTCAGCAAACCGGAAGGCCCGGATCTTCCGCTTGTACCGCCCGCGCGTCGAGATCGGCGGCGGCCTCTGGTACGGCCCGGCCTTGGGCGTGCAGCTTGAGCTGTGGAGGTTCGAGGGCGATCACCTGGAACTCCCGGTGGAGAATTCCCTGACCCGCCGCACCATGTTGCGTCAGGACGCGGTGCGCGGCACGGTTCAGAGGCACGGCCTGTCCTGGCCCACCATCGAAAACATGTTTGCCGATCATGCCAGCGACATCGATTTCGACATCGACATCGTTTTCTCGTGGGTGGACGGCAGCGACCCCGAGTACATCGCCAGGCGGCGCGCCCAGCAGGCAGAAACCGTCCTGGGCGAAGGCGATGACCACGAGGCCCGCTTCCGGCAGATCAACGAGCTGAAGTACGCGCTACGCTCCGTGCACATGTTCGCCCCGTGGATCCGACGGATCTTCATCGCCACCGACTCTCCTGCACCGGAATGGCTGGCCGACCACCCGTCGGTAACCATCGTCCGGAGCGAGGAATTCTTTGCCGACCCTTCAGTGCTGCCCACCCACAATTCACAGGCAGTTGAATGCCAGCTGCACCACATCAAGGACCTCTCGGAGCACTTCCTGTACTCCAATGACGACATGTTCTTTGGGCGTCCTGTGGGTCCAGACAAGTTCTTCACGCCCGGCGGCATCACCAAGTTCATTGAAGCCGACACCCGAATCGGCCTGGGCGAGAACGACGCTGAACGCAGCGGTTTTGAGAACGCGGCCCGCGTGAACCGCAAGCTGCTGTGGGAGCGCTTCGGGCGGATCACCACACGGCACCTTGAGCACACTGCCGCGCCGCTGCGCCGCAGCGTGGTGGCGCAGATGGAGAAGGAATTCCCGGCCGAGTTCGCGAAGACTGCCGGCAGCCGGTTCCGGGCTGCGGACAACATCTCCGTGACCAACTCGTTCTACCACTACTACGCCCTGCTCACCGGCCGTGCCGTTACGCAGACCAGCGCCAAGGTCAGGTATGTGGACTCAACCATGTGGGCCGGGCTGCACTATCTGCCCAAGCTCCTGGCAAAGCGCCACATGGACTTCTTCTGCCTCAATGACGGCAGTTTTCCCGAGGTTGAGGCAAACGAGCGCGCGGACCTGGTAACCGACTTCCTTGAGAAGTACTTCCCCGTCAAGGCACCCTGGGAAAAATAG
- a CDS encoding type II toxin-antitoxin system VapB family antitoxin produces the protein MIFKAVGEGRPYPDHGFSAPRDWAALPPRPIRLDELVTTKRTLDLEALLAEDSTFFGDLFPHVVQYQGVMYLEDGLHRAVRTALHQRTAIHARVLVIDG, from the coding sequence GTGATCTTCAAAGCTGTGGGCGAGGGACGCCCGTACCCTGACCATGGATTCTCTGCGCCGCGGGACTGGGCTGCCCTGCCCCCGCGGCCCATCCGCCTCGATGAATTGGTGACCACCAAACGGACCTTGGATCTGGAGGCACTCTTGGCTGAGGACTCAACCTTCTTCGGGGATTTGTTCCCGCACGTGGTCCAGTATCAAGGGGTCATGTACCTCGAGGACGGACTTCACCGGGCTGTCCGCACGGCACTCCACCAGAGGACAGCCATTCACGCACGTGTATTGGTGATCGATGGCTAG
- a CDS encoding glutathione peroxidase gives MTSLYSIPLTFNDGTEADFGRFEGKAVLVVNVASECGFTRQYAGLEELYGKYRGQGLEILGVPCNQFGGQEPGADQEIAEFCERNFGVSFPLTSKANVLGKEQHPLFAELTQDADGQPVKVKWNFEKFVINREGELVARFPSAVEPDSEDLIEALEEALA, from the coding sequence ATGACCAGCCTGTACAGCATTCCCCTCACCTTCAACGATGGCACCGAAGCAGACTTCGGGCGGTTCGAGGGCAAAGCGGTCCTGGTGGTAAACGTCGCTTCCGAATGTGGCTTCACGCGCCAGTACGCAGGCTTGGAGGAGCTGTACGGCAAGTACCGTGGCCAAGGCCTGGAAATCCTGGGAGTGCCCTGTAACCAGTTCGGCGGGCAGGAGCCCGGCGCGGACCAGGAGATCGCGGAGTTCTGCGAGCGGAACTTCGGTGTTTCCTTCCCGTTGACCAGCAAAGCCAACGTCCTGGGCAAGGAGCAGCACCCACTCTTCGCGGAGCTGACCCAGGACGCTGATGGGCAGCCCGTCAAAGTGAAGTGGAACTTCGAGAAGTTCGTCATAAACCGTGAGGGAGAACTTGTTGCCCGGTTCCCATCCGCGGTGGAGCCTGACTCCGAAGACCTGATAGAAGCATTGGAAGAAGCACTGGCGTAA
- a CDS encoding TetR/AcrR family transcriptional regulator, whose product MPRITAATNAAQRAETQRRILTAFGELLFTHGLPGLTMTDVARHAGVGRTAVYNYYADMEQLLIAYALDETERFIVDLRDSLAALENPVDRLALYVRAQVEDLSRRHLPPGPAMAAVLSPGSFAKLADHVGDLNVLLQDILQDGVHQGYLPDVDVAQLARLILGTLSASAARRNRTPDGETPPPSPPSDVERQTAQTVRFIQLGAGARFDDTGRPIRLEAPAHDALAG is encoded by the coding sequence ATGCCAAGGATCACGGCCGCCACGAATGCTGCCCAACGCGCCGAGACCCAACGTCGGATTCTCACCGCTTTTGGAGAGCTCCTCTTCACCCACGGACTCCCCGGCCTCACTATGACGGATGTGGCGCGCCATGCCGGCGTGGGACGGACCGCGGTCTACAACTATTACGCGGACATGGAACAACTGCTCATCGCCTATGCCTTGGATGAGACCGAGCGCTTTATTGTGGACCTCCGCGATTCGCTGGCCGCGCTGGAAAACCCTGTGGACCGCCTTGCCCTCTACGTCCGCGCCCAGGTGGAAGATCTCAGCCGACGCCACCTTCCCCCGGGCCCGGCAATGGCAGCCGTGCTCTCCCCGGGGTCATTCGCCAAGCTCGCCGACCATGTGGGCGACCTCAACGTCCTGCTGCAGGACATCCTCCAGGACGGCGTCCACCAGGGCTACTTACCGGACGTCGACGTCGCGCAGTTGGCGCGGCTCATTCTCGGAACGCTCTCAGCCAGCGCCGCACGCCGCAACCGAACGCCCGACGGCGAGACTCCCCCGCCGTCGCCGCCCTCCGACGTCGAGCGCCAAACAGCGCAGACGGTGCGCTTCATTCAACTGGGTGCTGGCGCCAGGTTCGACGACACCGGCCGGCCCATCAGGCTGGAAGCACCAGCCCACGACGCCCTGGCGGGCTAA
- a CDS encoding MFS transporter, with protein sequence MTSPTTLKTSTEPPLVSAVRWTRAQWLLLMVVCTVLALDGLDVSMVGVALPSIGQELNLGTDSLQWIVSAYVLGYGSLLLLGGRLADLLGRRRIFLIALTVFAAASLLGGLVDDPAILIATRFIKGLAAAFTAPTGFSIITTNFAEGRERNKALSIFTTFGASGFSLGLVVGGLMTSLSWRWTFLVSVPIAVVVVLLGMKFIPKDKPSAENSGHDLWGAVTLALGMLGLVYTLVSAPEQGWGSVATIAGFAVSIAVLAAFAVIENKVKHPLIRFSILKEGWVARANLSAVGLFGSYLSFQFIVTMYLQSVLGWTPLGMALALLPAGLLVATSAPFADRLIEKFGATQLILTGLTALGLGYVLFLRVGTTPNYVLDILPSVVLLGIGFALAFPSINVQATAGIKDSEQGLAAGLIQTSTQVGAALVLAVTTALVSSHGQAAGTVSAQAMLEQYRPGLILSAAVAIAALLVAAAPKRRRVRS encoded by the coding sequence ATGACATCACCCACCACCCTCAAAACCTCAACTGAGCCACCCTTGGTTTCGGCCGTCCGCTGGACGCGGGCCCAGTGGCTGCTGCTCATGGTTGTGTGCACCGTCCTGGCTTTGGACGGACTGGACGTCTCCATGGTCGGTGTTGCTTTGCCGTCCATCGGACAGGAACTCAACCTCGGAACTGACTCCCTGCAGTGGATCGTCTCCGCCTACGTCCTTGGCTACGGGAGCCTCCTGCTCCTTGGTGGCAGGCTCGCGGACCTGTTAGGTCGGCGTCGAATCTTCCTTATCGCTTTGACCGTGTTTGCCGCGGCGTCGCTCCTTGGCGGGCTGGTTGACGACCCCGCCATCCTGATCGCCACCCGGTTCATCAAGGGACTGGCCGCCGCGTTCACCGCGCCCACCGGCTTCTCCATCATCACCACCAACTTCGCGGAAGGCCGCGAGCGCAACAAGGCATTGTCCATCTTCACCACGTTCGGTGCCAGCGGCTTCTCGCTGGGCCTGGTGGTGGGCGGCCTGATGACCAGCCTGAGTTGGCGCTGGACGTTCCTCGTCTCGGTTCCCATCGCCGTCGTCGTTGTCCTCCTGGGCATGAAGTTCATCCCCAAGGACAAGCCATCTGCGGAGAACAGCGGGCACGATCTCTGGGGAGCCGTGACCCTCGCACTGGGCATGCTCGGCCTCGTGTACACCTTGGTTTCAGCACCGGAGCAGGGCTGGGGATCTGTGGCAACAATCGCCGGATTCGCAGTGTCCATCGCCGTGCTGGCTGCCTTCGCGGTGATCGAAAACAAGGTCAAGCACCCCCTGATCCGCTTCAGCATCCTCAAGGAAGGCTGGGTGGCCAGGGCTAACCTCAGCGCGGTGGGTCTGTTCGGCTCCTACCTCAGTTTCCAGTTCATCGTCACCATGTACCTGCAGTCGGTACTGGGTTGGACGCCGTTGGGGATGGCGTTGGCCTTGCTGCCGGCAGGTCTTTTGGTGGCTACCAGTGCGCCGTTCGCGGACCGCCTCATTGAGAAGTTCGGCGCCACGCAACTGATTCTGACCGGGCTCACGGCACTTGGCTTGGGGTACGTCCTGTTCCTCCGGGTGGGCACCACACCCAATTACGTGCTGGACATCCTGCCGTCGGTGGTCCTGCTGGGCATCGGTTTCGCGCTGGCCTTCCCGTCCATCAACGTCCAGGCGACTGCCGGAATCAAGGACTCGGAACAAGGGCTGGCTGCCGGTTTGATCCAGACCAGCACCCAGGTGGGAGCCGCCCTGGTTCTGGCGGTCACCACGGCCTTGGTCAGCAGTCACGGTCAGGCCGCCGGAACCGTCAGCGCCCAAGCCATGCTGGAACAGTACCGTCCGGGCCTGATCCTCAGTGCCGCCGTCGCCATCGCCGCGCTGCTGGTGGCAGCGGCACCGAAACGACGCCGCGTCCGCAGCTAA
- a CDS encoding M23 family metallopeptidase: MGKHHESDRAVQLIRTVGFHRVLIAGSLAILAFFAFGFQPLNAVSSSSVGGALAQGVVEPTALGALVPPEAETLVIDPTLEPPQQVAGTPMVYFDRAMVRTVSKDGSTGLTVASAGMSRPPAGALYAPLEVLNPSSSYGYRYSPLTGLAGEFHWGQDYAAACGTRVYAADAGIVRAVGWHIWGGGNRVEIEHGNGLVTTYNHLQAIGVTQGQSVRVGEVIAEVGTTGWSTGCHLHFETIVNGLHTNPNGWTYLATRQIDPLQTITMVNYQPGAGNGASSTPQWAVPVADGTTRAVIGGEDEHDAPLPVPPAAPSGTTPSGTNPPSSPGGTQTTQPATTTPTQTTTPTPSPSVTATPTPTTTATPTPTTTATPTPTPTTTATPTPTPTTTATPTPTPTVTTPSTLTTAPLAPTLQSALAPPAPVVEPAPVAPAVVEPAVVAPAPVAPAVVAPAVVAPAPVVAPVPVAPAPVVTQAVVPVAPAPPVAPAPSPAAVLPTSLPAVVLPPGYILIAPDLVQRPDGVLVPLSSLILPAP; the protein is encoded by the coding sequence GTGGGCAAGCATCATGAATCAGACCGGGCAGTACAACTGATCCGCACCGTAGGCTTCCATCGCGTTCTGATCGCTGGAAGCCTCGCCATCCTGGCTTTCTTCGCGTTTGGCTTCCAACCCTTGAATGCTGTCTCCAGCAGTTCCGTGGGCGGAGCACTGGCGCAGGGCGTGGTGGAACCCACCGCTCTGGGCGCCTTGGTACCGCCGGAAGCGGAGACCCTGGTCATCGACCCCACGCTGGAACCACCTCAGCAAGTTGCCGGCACGCCCATGGTCTACTTCGACCGGGCCATGGTCCGCACTGTCAGCAAAGACGGCTCCACAGGACTGACCGTTGCCTCCGCTGGCATGTCCCGCCCGCCGGCAGGGGCTCTGTACGCACCGCTTGAAGTTCTCAACCCGAGTTCGTCCTATGGTTACCGCTACAGTCCTCTGACGGGCTTGGCCGGAGAATTCCACTGGGGTCAGGACTACGCAGCCGCCTGCGGCACGCGCGTCTACGCTGCCGACGCCGGAATTGTCAGGGCAGTCGGCTGGCACATCTGGGGTGGTGGCAACCGGGTTGAAATCGAGCACGGCAACGGCTTGGTCACCACCTACAACCACCTCCAGGCAATCGGCGTCACCCAAGGCCAATCGGTGCGGGTGGGCGAGGTCATTGCGGAGGTTGGGACCACGGGGTGGTCCACGGGCTGCCACCTTCACTTCGAGACGATCGTCAACGGCCTGCACACCAACCCCAACGGCTGGACCTACCTGGCCACGCGGCAGATTGATCCGCTGCAGACCATCACCATGGTGAACTACCAACCCGGTGCCGGTAACGGCGCGTCATCCACTCCGCAGTGGGCTGTGCCCGTGGCCGACGGCACCACCCGGGCCGTCATTGGTGGAGAGGACGAACACGACGCACCGCTTCCTGTCCCTCCCGCCGCTCCGTCCGGCACAACGCCGTCCGGCACTAACCCGCCGAGCAGCCCTGGTGGCACCCAGACCACGCAGCCCGCCACCACGACGCCGACGCAGACCACGACGCCGACGCCCTCACCATCCGTGACGGCTACGCCGACCCCGACCACTACTGCGACGCCGACGCCGACCACCACCGCGACGCCAACGCCGACGCCGACCACCACCGCGACGCCAACGCCGACGCCGACCACCACCGCGACACCTACGCCGACGCCGACTGTCACCACCCCGTCAACGTTGACTACGGCCCCGCTGGCTCCGACGCTGCAATCGGCTCTCGCACCGCCGGCACCCGTTGTGGAACCCGCTCCTGTGGCACCGGCCGTAGTGGAACCGGCGGTTGTTGCGCCTGCTCCCGTAGCACCAGCCGTTGTTGCACCCGCGGTTGTGGCCCCAGCGCCGGTTGTAGCGCCAGTCCCGGTTGCACCTGCGCCGGTAGTTACCCAGGCCGTTGTTCCCGTAGCTCCCGCTCCTCCTGTGGCTCCGGCACCCTCGCCCGCTGCAGTCCTCCCGACGTCGCTGCCGGCAGTAGTCCTTCCGCCCGGATACATCCTGATCGCCCCGGACCTGGTCCAGCGGCCGGACGGTGTGCTTGTGCCGCTCTCCTCGCTCATCCTTCCGGCGCCCTAG
- a CDS encoding LytR C-terminal domain-containing protein — protein sequence MASKRRRPKDVTLLHGHRVVTGPELRATFAEDEQAHKGRFRRRLFHGIVLVLLVGVIAAGAVGAWAIMNGVVKVPSAIASKAPASLCPATTFDYVPNEAVTLNVFNATSRGGLAGTVADQFTARGYKVASVDNSDTAYSGIGVVVSGVKGQAAAFNIQRNLAGTDYFEDNREDESVDVILTPGFGGLVEPQLVDQTPGPLQCPREDLRIADNSKWPIVPTLPAGP from the coding sequence ATGGCTAGCAAGCGCAGGCGTCCCAAAGATGTGACGCTGCTCCACGGACACCGGGTGGTCACAGGCCCCGAGCTTCGGGCAACCTTCGCCGAGGATGAGCAGGCACACAAAGGCCGCTTTCGTCGGAGGCTGTTCCACGGAATCGTCCTTGTCCTGCTGGTGGGCGTCATAGCTGCCGGGGCCGTGGGTGCCTGGGCGATCATGAACGGCGTGGTCAAGGTTCCCAGCGCAATCGCCAGCAAAGCTCCTGCAAGCCTGTGCCCCGCCACCACGTTCGACTACGTACCCAACGAGGCTGTGACTCTCAACGTCTTCAACGCCACCTCACGCGGAGGGCTGGCCGGCACGGTAGCAGATCAGTTCACGGCCCGTGGCTACAAAGTGGCCTCGGTGGACAACAGCGATACCGCCTATTCGGGCATTGGCGTGGTGGTGTCAGGTGTCAAAGGCCAGGCCGCTGCGTTCAACATCCAGCGGAACCTTGCCGGGACTGACTACTTCGAGGACAACCGCGAGGACGAATCAGTGGACGTCATCCTGACGCCGGGTTTCGGAGGTTTGGTGGAACCGCAATTGGTGGACCAGACGCCGGGACCGCTGCAGTGCCCGCGGGAGGATCTGCGGATAGCGGACAACTCCAAATGGCCCATCGTTCCGACGCTTCCTGCAGGGCCGTAG
- a CDS encoding MarR family winged helix-turn-helix transcriptional regulator: MATTRDRQLHDRQLVEQWRSIQNSYFRTAGAIDRALEAKFDIGLNEFEILDLVADSEESACRMKALGERTPMTQSAVSKVVDRLEKAGLVSRQTCVDDRRSLFLELTEEGRTLHASAAVEHRALLKENLGS; this comes from the coding sequence ATGGCAACGACGCGTGACCGTCAACTGCATGACCGCCAATTGGTGGAGCAGTGGCGCAGCATCCAGAACTCCTACTTCCGCACGGCAGGAGCGATCGACCGCGCCCTCGAAGCCAAGTTCGATATTGGGCTGAACGAGTTCGAAATCCTGGACCTCGTGGCCGATAGCGAAGAGTCCGCGTGCCGGATGAAGGCACTGGGGGAGCGCACCCCCATGACGCAAAGCGCTGTCTCGAAGGTGGTGGACCGGCTCGAAAAAGCAGGCCTGGTGTCTCGCCAGACCTGCGTGGACGATCGCCGCTCCCTCTTCTTGGAACTGACTGAGGAGGGCCGCACGCTCCACGCCAGTGCCGCCGTCGAACACCGTGCGCTGCTGAAGGAAAACCTGGGTTCCTAA